Proteins from one Anopheles nili chromosome 2, idAnoNiliSN_F5_01, whole genome shotgun sequence genomic window:
- the LOC128730276 gene encoding polyadenylate-binding protein-interacting protein 2B — translation MKMKMPDNNIGGSSSNSYTHVTITTGNVFTHGGGGDGDGGGNAAPAVFSDPYDSEADSVSTPPNEGNSAATDDFAEYMWMENEDEFDMQELQRLEEEELMDQCIEAMMLDEMASADRMASAALVGNVPRESGLMNILSSLQHDKDQPQQQSQLIRQPRNVNVEKSTLNPLAAEFVPSLRALVAPTSY, via the exons atgaaaatgaagatgCCGGACAATAACATCGGAGGAAGCAGCTCGAACAGCTATACCCATGTCACCATTACCACAGGAAACGTTTTCACCCACGGTGGCGGAGGTGACGGCGATGGAGGAGGCAACGCTGCACCCGCCGTATTTAGCGATCCCTATGATTCTGAAGCGGACAGCGTGAGTACTCCGCCAAACGAAGGGAATTCTGCCGCTACTGATGATTTTGCGGAGTACAtgtggatggaaaacgaagACGAGTTCGATATGCAAGAGCTGCAACGACTTGAGGAGGAAGAGCTAATGGATCAATGCATTGAGGCAATGATGCTGGACGAAATGGCCTCTGCAGATAGGATGGCTTCGGCGGCACTCGTCGGAAATGTACCAAGAGAAAG TGGTCTCATGAACATTCTGTCCAGCCTACAACACGACAAAGATCAACCACAGCAGCAATCGCAATTGATTCGCCAGCCCAGGAACGtaaatgttgaaaaatcaaCACTAAATCCTTTGGCGGCCGAATTTGTGCCATCATTGCGGGCCCTGGTTGCACCAACGTCTTATTGA